The following proteins come from a genomic window of Populus nigra chromosome 6, ddPopNigr1.1, whole genome shotgun sequence:
- the LOC133697415 gene encoding guanylate kinase 3, chloroplastic-like, which yields MLQCFYISRDSNLILYSDTKTKLHLPLHLPFSTYKTPNPLMFRRLYFSLSRPNPTLFSPISHHENTSLIINHSKPTSIYERFTSTPPRFFASYTRTSDTQKPKFTIPPPDKASKPEMLRALEFSMGSSFSTNPICPLPNPLIIVISGPSGVGKDAVIKKLRQVRESLHFVVTATSRPTREGEVDGKDYYFVSEEEFLSMIERNELLEYALVYGDYKGIPKKQIREFMAKGHDIVLRVDVQGAETLRKILGNSAVFIYLVAESELALVERLIDRKTETSEALLVRIATAREEVKHVRDFDYVVVNGEGKLDNAVKLVGSIIDAEKAKVQQRRAVI from the coding sequence ATGCTGCAATGCTTCTATATAAGCAGAGATAGTAATTTAATCCTTTATTCAGATACTAAAACCAAGCTCCACCTTCCCCTTCACCTTCCGTTCTCCACGTACAAAACCCCTAATCCCCTCATGTTTCGCAGACTCTATTTCTCCCTCTCTCGCCCTAACCCAACTCTCTTCTCTCCAATCTCTCACCACGAAAATACCTCTCTTATCATAAATCACAGCAAACCCACTTCTATCTATGAACGTTTCACTTCAACCCCACCAAGATTCTTTGCTTCTTACACCAGAACGAGCGATACCCAGAAGCCTAAATTCACTATTCCACCTCCTGATAAAGCCTCAAAGCCTGAAATGCTACGTGCCCTTGAGTTCTCAATGGGCTCTTCTTTTAGTACTAACCCAATTTGCCCCCTTCCAAACCCTTTAATCATTGTGATAAGTGGTCCAAGTGGGGTTGGTAAAGATGCTGTTATCAAGAAATTGAGACAAGTTAGAGAAAGTTTGCATTTTGTTGTGACTGCAACTAGTAGGCCAACGAGAGAAGGTGAGGTTGATGGTAAAGATTATTACTTTGTGTCAGAGGAAgaatttttatcaatgataGAGAGAAATGAATTGTTAGAGTATGCACTTGTCTATGGTGATTATAAAGGGATACCAAAAAAGCAAATCAGGGAGTTTATGGCAAAAGGGCATGACATAGTTTTAAGAGTTGATGTACAAGGGGCTGAGACTTTGAGGAAGATTTTGGGGAATTCTGCTGTCTTTATATATTTAGTGGCGGAGAGTGAGTTGGCACTTGTGGAGAGGTTGATTGATAGGAAGACTGAGACTAGCGAGGCTTTGCTTGTGAGGATTGCGACTGCGAGAGAGGAGGTGAAACATGTTAGGGATTTTGATTATGTGGTAGTGAATGGTGAAGGGAAGTTGGATAATGCAGTTAAGCTGGTGGGATCAATCATTGATGCTGAGAAGGCCAAGGTCCAGCAAAGGAGGGCTGTGATttag